The following are encoded together in the Marmota flaviventris isolate mMarFla1 chromosome 18, mMarFla1.hap1, whole genome shotgun sequence genome:
- the LOC114079846 gene encoding leukocyte immunoglobulin-like receptor subfamily A member 6 isoform X6 — translation MTPTLTALLCLGLSLGPGTRGQAGTLPKPTLWAEPGSVISWGRPVTIWCEGPLEAQEFRLDKEGISGPWDRQIPLGPRNKAKFSIPYMTEHHARRYQCRYLSPAGWSECSDPLELVVVTGTYSKPRLSALPSPVVTSGGNVTLQCGSWQGYGRFVLTKEGGHHLTWTLDSQRHTSGQYQALFPMGLLTPSHRWTFTCYGYYRSKPQVWSEPSDPLELLVSGVSRKPSLLTQQGPVLAPGETLTLQCHSDVTYDRFTLSKEGAQDLPQRPAQQPKAGLSQADFLLGPVSSSHGGRYRCYGGHSLSSEWSAPSDPLDILVSGQLPVTPSLSVQPGPTVSSGENMTLLCQSQIKMDTFLLCKEGATDPRLRLRAEYRAPWYQAEFSMRAVTPALGGTYRCYGSHSSSPYLLSWPSAPLDLVVPGPSGGPSSPPSGPRSPAGGPEDQPLTPTDPGPQSGLGRHLPVLVGVSVAFLLLFVLLVLLLLWRHSRRRKAGDRRGSSHPCGGLWGPAVPPGAETVPSCSPDRGWLPGTCRGHRARAPGQRPAEEIPSSGCPCCPGRSPLCFCEGPSA, via the exons ATGACCCCCACCCTCACGGCCCTACTCTGCCTGG GGCTGAGTCTGGGCCCCGGGACCCGAGGGCAGGCAG GGACCCTCCCCAAGCCCACCCTGTGGGCTGAGCCAGGCTCTGTGATCTCCTGGGGAAGGCCAGTGACCATCTGGTGTGAGGGGCCCCTGGAGGCCCAGGAGTTCCGTCTGGATAAAGAGGGAATCTCAGGGCCCTGGGACAGACAGATCCCACTGGGGCCCAGGAACAAGGCCAAGTTCTCCATCCCATACATGACTGAGCACCATGCAAGGAGGTATCAATGCCGCTATCTCAGCCCTGCTGGGTGGTCAGAGTGCAGTGACCCCCTGGAGCTGGTGGTGGTGACAG GAACCTACAGCAAACCCAGGCtctcagccctgcccagccctgtggTGACCTCAGGAGGGAACGTGACCCTCCAGTGTGGCTCATGGCAGGGATATGGCAGGTTTGTTCTCACCAAGGAAGGAGGACACCACCTCACCTGGACCCTGGACTCACAGCGACACACCAGTGGGCAGTATCAGGCCTTGTTCCCTATGGGCCTCCTGACTCCCAGCCACAGGTGGACATTCACATGCTACGGCTATTACAGGAGCAAACCCCAGGTGTGGTCAGAACCCAGTGACCCCCTGGAACTCCTGGTCTCAG GGGtgtccaggaagccctccctccTGACCCAGCAGGGCCCTGTCCTGGCCCCTGGAGAGACCCTGACCCTCCAGTGTCACTCAGACGTCACCTATGACAGATTCACTCTGTCCAAGGAGGGGGCACAGGACCTCCCCCAGCGCCCTGCCCAGCAGCCCAAGGCTGGGCTCTCTCAGGCCGACTTCCTGCTGGGCCCTGTGAGCAGCTCCCACGGGGGTCGGTACAGGTGCTACGGTGGACACAGCCTCTCCTCTGAGTGGTCAGCCCCCAGTGACCCCCTGGACATCCTGGTCTCAG gACAGCTCCCTGTCACACCCTCCCTCTCAGTGCAGCCTGGTCCCACAGTGTCCTCAGGGGAGAACATGACCCTGCTGTGTCAGTCACAGATCAAGATGGACACTTTCCTCCTGTGCAAGGAGGGGGCAACTGATCCCCGCCTGCGTCTGAGAGCAGAGTACCGAGCCCCATGGTACCAGGCAGAATTCTCCATGAGAGCTGTGACCCCAGCCCTCGGGGGGACCTACAGGTGCTATGGCTCTCACAGCTCATCCCCCTACCTGCTGTCATGGCCCAGTGCCCCCCTGGACCTGGTGGTCCCAG GACCCTCTGGGGGACCCAGCTCACCACCCTCAGGACCCAGGTCACCAGCTG gaGGCCCTGAGGACCAGCCCCTCACCCCCACGGACCCAGGACCCCAGAGTG GACTGGGAAGGCACCTGCCGGTTCTGGTGGGGGTCTCAGTGGCCTTCCTCCTGCTGTTcgtcctcctcgtcctcctcctcctctggcgTCACAGCAGACGCAGGAAGGCAG GGGACAGGAGGGGGTCTTCACACCCCTGCGGTGGCCTGTGGGGGCCAGCGGTTCCCCCTGGGGCTGAGACTGTCCCCTCATGCAGCCCAGACAGAGGCTGGCTTCCAGGGACCTGCAGGGGACACAGAGCCAGGGCCCCAGGACAGAGGCCAGCAGAAGAG ATCCCGTCCAGCGGCTGCCCCTGCTGCCCAGGAAGAAGCCCTCT ATGCTTCTGTGAAGGACCCTCAGCCTGA
- the LOC114079846 gene encoding leukocyte immunoglobulin-like receptor subfamily A member 6 isoform X4 gives MTPTLTALLCLGLSLGPGTRGQAGTLPKPTLWAEPGSVISWGRPVTIWCEGPLEAQEFRLDKEGISGPWDRQIPLGPRNKAKFSIPYMTEHHARRYQCRYLSPAGWSECSDPLELVVVTGTYSKPRLSALPSPVVTSGGNVTLQCGSWQGYGRFVLTKEGGHHLTWTLDSQRHTSGQYQALFPMGLLTPSHRWTFTCYGYYRSKPQVWSEPSDPLELLVSGVSRKPSLLTQQGPVLAPGETLTLQCHSDVTYDRFTLSKEGAQDLPQRPAQQPKAGLSQADFLLGPVSSSHGGRYRCYGGHSLSSEWSAPSDPLDILVSGQLPVTPSLSVQPGPTVSSGENMTLLCQSQIKMDTFLLCKEGATDPRLRLRAEYRAPWYQAEFSMRAVTPALGGTYRCYGSHSSSPYLLSWPSAPLDLVVPGPSGGPSSPPSGPRSPAGGPEDQPLTPTDPGPQSGLGRHLPVLVGVSVAFLLLFVLLVLLLLWRHSRRRKADASVKDPQPEDGVELDSQGPSDGDPQGVTHAQVEHSGLRRGGSSPLPPLLGQFLGTEEAEDRQTDTQAAASEGPQDVTYAQLCRWTLRRGAAAPPSSQAEQPPVEPSVYAALAPTHPGAAPKDTH, from the exons ATGACCCCCACCCTCACGGCCCTACTCTGCCTGG GGCTGAGTCTGGGCCCCGGGACCCGAGGGCAGGCAG GGACCCTCCCCAAGCCCACCCTGTGGGCTGAGCCAGGCTCTGTGATCTCCTGGGGAAGGCCAGTGACCATCTGGTGTGAGGGGCCCCTGGAGGCCCAGGAGTTCCGTCTGGATAAAGAGGGAATCTCAGGGCCCTGGGACAGACAGATCCCACTGGGGCCCAGGAACAAGGCCAAGTTCTCCATCCCATACATGACTGAGCACCATGCAAGGAGGTATCAATGCCGCTATCTCAGCCCTGCTGGGTGGTCAGAGTGCAGTGACCCCCTGGAGCTGGTGGTGGTGACAG GAACCTACAGCAAACCCAGGCtctcagccctgcccagccctgtggTGACCTCAGGAGGGAACGTGACCCTCCAGTGTGGCTCATGGCAGGGATATGGCAGGTTTGTTCTCACCAAGGAAGGAGGACACCACCTCACCTGGACCCTGGACTCACAGCGACACACCAGTGGGCAGTATCAGGCCTTGTTCCCTATGGGCCTCCTGACTCCCAGCCACAGGTGGACATTCACATGCTACGGCTATTACAGGAGCAAACCCCAGGTGTGGTCAGAACCCAGTGACCCCCTGGAACTCCTGGTCTCAG GGGtgtccaggaagccctccctccTGACCCAGCAGGGCCCTGTCCTGGCCCCTGGAGAGACCCTGACCCTCCAGTGTCACTCAGACGTCACCTATGACAGATTCACTCTGTCCAAGGAGGGGGCACAGGACCTCCCCCAGCGCCCTGCCCAGCAGCCCAAGGCTGGGCTCTCTCAGGCCGACTTCCTGCTGGGCCCTGTGAGCAGCTCCCACGGGGGTCGGTACAGGTGCTACGGTGGACACAGCCTCTCCTCTGAGTGGTCAGCCCCCAGTGACCCCCTGGACATCCTGGTCTCAG gACAGCTCCCTGTCACACCCTCCCTCTCAGTGCAGCCTGGTCCCACAGTGTCCTCAGGGGAGAACATGACCCTGCTGTGTCAGTCACAGATCAAGATGGACACTTTCCTCCTGTGCAAGGAGGGGGCAACTGATCCCCGCCTGCGTCTGAGAGCAGAGTACCGAGCCCCATGGTACCAGGCAGAATTCTCCATGAGAGCTGTGACCCCAGCCCTCGGGGGGACCTACAGGTGCTATGGCTCTCACAGCTCATCCCCCTACCTGCTGTCATGGCCCAGTGCCCCCCTGGACCTGGTGGTCCCAG GACCCTCTGGGGGACCCAGCTCACCACCCTCAGGACCCAGGTCACCAGCTG gaGGCCCTGAGGACCAGCCCCTCACCCCCACGGACCCAGGACCCCAGAGTG GACTGGGAAGGCACCTGCCGGTTCTGGTGGGGGTCTCAGTGGCCTTCCTCCTGCTGTTcgtcctcctcgtcctcctcctcctctggcgTCACAGCAGACGCAGGAAGGCAG ATGCTTCTGTGAAGGACCCTCAGCCTGAGGACGGGGTGGAGCTGGACAGTCAG GGCCCATCTGACGGAGACCCCCAGGGAGTGACACACGCCCAGGTGGAGCACTCAGGACTCAGGAGGGGCGGGAGCTCCCCTCTCCCCCCGCTGTTGGGGCAGTTCCTGGGCACAGAGGAAGCAGAGGACAGACAGACGGACACTCAG GCTGCTGCGTCTGAAGGTCCCCAGGACGTGACCTACGCCCAGCTGTGCAGGTGGACACTCAGACGGGGGGCcgctgcccctccctcctcccaggcagAGCAGCCCCCAGTGGAGCCCAGTGTGTACGCTGCTCTGGCCCCCACTCACCCCGGAGCTGCCCCCAAGGACACTCACTAG
- the LOC114079846 gene encoding leukocyte immunoglobulin-like receptor subfamily A member 6 isoform X7 gives MTPTLTALLCLGLSLGPGTRGQAGTLPKPTLWAEPGSVISWGRPVTIWCEGPLEAQEFRLDKEGISGPWDRQIPLGPRNKAKFSIPYMTEHHARRYQCRYLSPAGWSECSDPLELVVVTGTYSKPRLSALPSPVVTSGGNVTLQCGSWQGYGRFVLTKEGGHHLTWTLDSQRHTSGQYQALFPMGLLTPSHRWTFTCYGYYRSKPQVWSEPSDPLELLVSGVSRKPSLLTQQGPVLAPGETLTLQCHSDVTYDRFTLSKEGAQDLPQRPAQQPKAGLSQADFLLGPVSSSHGGRYRCYGGHSLSSEWSAPSDPLDILVSGQLPVTPSLSVQPGPTVSSGENMTLLCQSQIKMDTFLLCKEGATDPRLRLRAEYRAPWYQAEFSMRAVTPALGGTYRCYGSHSSSPYLLSWPSAPLDLVVPGPSGGPSSPPSGPRSPAGGPEDQPLTPTDPGPQSGLGRHLPVLVGVSVAFLLLFVLLVLLLLWRHSRRRKAGDRRGSSHPCGGLWGPAVPPGAETVPSCSPDRGWLPGTCRGHRARAPGQRPAEEIPSSGCPCCPGRSPL, from the exons ATGACCCCCACCCTCACGGCCCTACTCTGCCTGG GGCTGAGTCTGGGCCCCGGGACCCGAGGGCAGGCAG GGACCCTCCCCAAGCCCACCCTGTGGGCTGAGCCAGGCTCTGTGATCTCCTGGGGAAGGCCAGTGACCATCTGGTGTGAGGGGCCCCTGGAGGCCCAGGAGTTCCGTCTGGATAAAGAGGGAATCTCAGGGCCCTGGGACAGACAGATCCCACTGGGGCCCAGGAACAAGGCCAAGTTCTCCATCCCATACATGACTGAGCACCATGCAAGGAGGTATCAATGCCGCTATCTCAGCCCTGCTGGGTGGTCAGAGTGCAGTGACCCCCTGGAGCTGGTGGTGGTGACAG GAACCTACAGCAAACCCAGGCtctcagccctgcccagccctgtggTGACCTCAGGAGGGAACGTGACCCTCCAGTGTGGCTCATGGCAGGGATATGGCAGGTTTGTTCTCACCAAGGAAGGAGGACACCACCTCACCTGGACCCTGGACTCACAGCGACACACCAGTGGGCAGTATCAGGCCTTGTTCCCTATGGGCCTCCTGACTCCCAGCCACAGGTGGACATTCACATGCTACGGCTATTACAGGAGCAAACCCCAGGTGTGGTCAGAACCCAGTGACCCCCTGGAACTCCTGGTCTCAG GGGtgtccaggaagccctccctccTGACCCAGCAGGGCCCTGTCCTGGCCCCTGGAGAGACCCTGACCCTCCAGTGTCACTCAGACGTCACCTATGACAGATTCACTCTGTCCAAGGAGGGGGCACAGGACCTCCCCCAGCGCCCTGCCCAGCAGCCCAAGGCTGGGCTCTCTCAGGCCGACTTCCTGCTGGGCCCTGTGAGCAGCTCCCACGGGGGTCGGTACAGGTGCTACGGTGGACACAGCCTCTCCTCTGAGTGGTCAGCCCCCAGTGACCCCCTGGACATCCTGGTCTCAG gACAGCTCCCTGTCACACCCTCCCTCTCAGTGCAGCCTGGTCCCACAGTGTCCTCAGGGGAGAACATGACCCTGCTGTGTCAGTCACAGATCAAGATGGACACTTTCCTCCTGTGCAAGGAGGGGGCAACTGATCCCCGCCTGCGTCTGAGAGCAGAGTACCGAGCCCCATGGTACCAGGCAGAATTCTCCATGAGAGCTGTGACCCCAGCCCTCGGGGGGACCTACAGGTGCTATGGCTCTCACAGCTCATCCCCCTACCTGCTGTCATGGCCCAGTGCCCCCCTGGACCTGGTGGTCCCAG GACCCTCTGGGGGACCCAGCTCACCACCCTCAGGACCCAGGTCACCAGCTG gaGGCCCTGAGGACCAGCCCCTCACCCCCACGGACCCAGGACCCCAGAGTG GACTGGGAAGGCACCTGCCGGTTCTGGTGGGGGTCTCAGTGGCCTTCCTCCTGCTGTTcgtcctcctcgtcctcctcctcctctggcgTCACAGCAGACGCAGGAAGGCAG GGGACAGGAGGGGGTCTTCACACCCCTGCGGTGGCCTGTGGGGGCCAGCGGTTCCCCCTGGGGCTGAGACTGTCCCCTCATGCAGCCCAGACAGAGGCTGGCTTCCAGGGACCTGCAGGGGACACAGAGCCAGGGCCCCAGGACAGAGGCCAGCAGAAGAG ATCCCGTCCAGCGGCTGCCCCTGCTGCCCAGGAAGAAGCCCTCTGTga
- the LOC114079846 gene encoding leukocyte immunoglobulin-like receptor subfamily A member 6 isoform X9 — MTPTLTALLCLGLSLGPGTRGQAGTLPKPTLWAEPGSVISWGRPVTIWCEGPLEAQEFRLDKEGISGPWDRQIPLGPRNKAKFSIPYMTEHHARRYQCRYLSPAGWSECSDPLELVVVTGTYSKPRLSALPSPVVTSGGNVTLQCGSWQGYGRFVLTKEGGHHLTWTLDSQRHTSGQYQALFPMGLLTPSHRWTFTCYGYYRSKPQVWSEPSDPLELLVSGVSRKPSLLTQQGPVLAPGETLTLQCHSDVTYDRFTLSKEGAQDLPQRPAQQPKAGLSQADFLLGPVSSSHGGRYRCYGGHSLSSEWSAPSDPLDILVSGQLPVTPSLSVQPGPTVSSGENMTLLCQSQIKMDTFLLCKEGATDPRLRLRAEYRAPWYQAEFSMRAVTPALGGTYRCYGSHSSSPYLLSWPSAPLDLVVPGPSGGPSSPPSGPRSPAGGPEDQPLTPTDPGPQSGLGRHLPVLVGVSVAFLLLFVLLVLLLLWRHSRRRKAAQTEAGFQGPAGDTEPGPQDRGQQKRSRPAAAPAAQEEALCEMLL; from the exons ATGACCCCCACCCTCACGGCCCTACTCTGCCTGG GGCTGAGTCTGGGCCCCGGGACCCGAGGGCAGGCAG GGACCCTCCCCAAGCCCACCCTGTGGGCTGAGCCAGGCTCTGTGATCTCCTGGGGAAGGCCAGTGACCATCTGGTGTGAGGGGCCCCTGGAGGCCCAGGAGTTCCGTCTGGATAAAGAGGGAATCTCAGGGCCCTGGGACAGACAGATCCCACTGGGGCCCAGGAACAAGGCCAAGTTCTCCATCCCATACATGACTGAGCACCATGCAAGGAGGTATCAATGCCGCTATCTCAGCCCTGCTGGGTGGTCAGAGTGCAGTGACCCCCTGGAGCTGGTGGTGGTGACAG GAACCTACAGCAAACCCAGGCtctcagccctgcccagccctgtggTGACCTCAGGAGGGAACGTGACCCTCCAGTGTGGCTCATGGCAGGGATATGGCAGGTTTGTTCTCACCAAGGAAGGAGGACACCACCTCACCTGGACCCTGGACTCACAGCGACACACCAGTGGGCAGTATCAGGCCTTGTTCCCTATGGGCCTCCTGACTCCCAGCCACAGGTGGACATTCACATGCTACGGCTATTACAGGAGCAAACCCCAGGTGTGGTCAGAACCCAGTGACCCCCTGGAACTCCTGGTCTCAG GGGtgtccaggaagccctccctccTGACCCAGCAGGGCCCTGTCCTGGCCCCTGGAGAGACCCTGACCCTCCAGTGTCACTCAGACGTCACCTATGACAGATTCACTCTGTCCAAGGAGGGGGCACAGGACCTCCCCCAGCGCCCTGCCCAGCAGCCCAAGGCTGGGCTCTCTCAGGCCGACTTCCTGCTGGGCCCTGTGAGCAGCTCCCACGGGGGTCGGTACAGGTGCTACGGTGGACACAGCCTCTCCTCTGAGTGGTCAGCCCCCAGTGACCCCCTGGACATCCTGGTCTCAG gACAGCTCCCTGTCACACCCTCCCTCTCAGTGCAGCCTGGTCCCACAGTGTCCTCAGGGGAGAACATGACCCTGCTGTGTCAGTCACAGATCAAGATGGACACTTTCCTCCTGTGCAAGGAGGGGGCAACTGATCCCCGCCTGCGTCTGAGAGCAGAGTACCGAGCCCCATGGTACCAGGCAGAATTCTCCATGAGAGCTGTGACCCCAGCCCTCGGGGGGACCTACAGGTGCTATGGCTCTCACAGCTCATCCCCCTACCTGCTGTCATGGCCCAGTGCCCCCCTGGACCTGGTGGTCCCAG GACCCTCTGGGGGACCCAGCTCACCACCCTCAGGACCCAGGTCACCAGCTG gaGGCCCTGAGGACCAGCCCCTCACCCCCACGGACCCAGGACCCCAGAGTG GACTGGGAAGGCACCTGCCGGTTCTGGTGGGGGTCTCAGTGGCCTTCCTCCTGCTGTTcgtcctcctcgtcctcctcctcctctggcgTCACAGCAGACGCAGGAAGGCAG CCCAGACAGAGGCTGGCTTCCAGGGACCTGCAGGGGACACAGAGCCAGGGCCCCAGGACAGAGGCCAGCAGAAGAG ATCCCGTCCAGCGGCTGCCCCTGCTGCCCAGGAAGAAGCCCTCTGTgag ATGCTTCTGTGA
- the LOC114079846 gene encoding leukocyte immunoglobulin-like receptor subfamily A member 6 isoform X5, with protein sequence MTPTLTALLCLGLSLGPGTRGQAGTLPKPTLWAEPGSVISWGRPVTIWCEGPLEAQEFRLDKEGISGPWDRQIPLGPRNKAKFSIPYMTEHHARRYQCRYLSPAGWSECSDPLELVVVTGTYSKPRLSALPSPVVTSGGNVTLQCGSWQGYGRFVLTKEGGHHLTWTLDSQRHTSGQYQALFPMGLLTPSHRWTFTCYGYYRSKPQVWSEPSDPLELLVSGVSRKPSLLTQQGPVLAPGETLTLQCHSDVTYDRFTLSKEGAQDLPQRPAQQPKAGLSQADFLLGPVSSSHGGRYRCYGGHSLSSEWSAPSDPLDILVSGQLPVTPSLSVQPGPTVSSGENMTLLCQSQIKMDTFLLCKEGATDPRLRLRAEYRAPWYQAEFSMRAVTPALGGTYRCYGSHSSSPYLLSWPSAPLDLVVPGPSGGPSSPPSGPRSPAGGPEDQPLTPTDPGPQSDASVKDPQPEDGVELDSQGPSDGDPQGVTHAQVEHSGLRRGGSSPLPPLLGQFLGTEEAEDRQTDTQAAASEGPQDVTYAQLCRWTLRRGAAAPPSSQAEQPPVEPSVYAALAPTHPGAAPKDTH encoded by the exons ATGACCCCCACCCTCACGGCCCTACTCTGCCTGG GGCTGAGTCTGGGCCCCGGGACCCGAGGGCAGGCAG GGACCCTCCCCAAGCCCACCCTGTGGGCTGAGCCAGGCTCTGTGATCTCCTGGGGAAGGCCAGTGACCATCTGGTGTGAGGGGCCCCTGGAGGCCCAGGAGTTCCGTCTGGATAAAGAGGGAATCTCAGGGCCCTGGGACAGACAGATCCCACTGGGGCCCAGGAACAAGGCCAAGTTCTCCATCCCATACATGACTGAGCACCATGCAAGGAGGTATCAATGCCGCTATCTCAGCCCTGCTGGGTGGTCAGAGTGCAGTGACCCCCTGGAGCTGGTGGTGGTGACAG GAACCTACAGCAAACCCAGGCtctcagccctgcccagccctgtggTGACCTCAGGAGGGAACGTGACCCTCCAGTGTGGCTCATGGCAGGGATATGGCAGGTTTGTTCTCACCAAGGAAGGAGGACACCACCTCACCTGGACCCTGGACTCACAGCGACACACCAGTGGGCAGTATCAGGCCTTGTTCCCTATGGGCCTCCTGACTCCCAGCCACAGGTGGACATTCACATGCTACGGCTATTACAGGAGCAAACCCCAGGTGTGGTCAGAACCCAGTGACCCCCTGGAACTCCTGGTCTCAG GGGtgtccaggaagccctccctccTGACCCAGCAGGGCCCTGTCCTGGCCCCTGGAGAGACCCTGACCCTCCAGTGTCACTCAGACGTCACCTATGACAGATTCACTCTGTCCAAGGAGGGGGCACAGGACCTCCCCCAGCGCCCTGCCCAGCAGCCCAAGGCTGGGCTCTCTCAGGCCGACTTCCTGCTGGGCCCTGTGAGCAGCTCCCACGGGGGTCGGTACAGGTGCTACGGTGGACACAGCCTCTCCTCTGAGTGGTCAGCCCCCAGTGACCCCCTGGACATCCTGGTCTCAG gACAGCTCCCTGTCACACCCTCCCTCTCAGTGCAGCCTGGTCCCACAGTGTCCTCAGGGGAGAACATGACCCTGCTGTGTCAGTCACAGATCAAGATGGACACTTTCCTCCTGTGCAAGGAGGGGGCAACTGATCCCCGCCTGCGTCTGAGAGCAGAGTACCGAGCCCCATGGTACCAGGCAGAATTCTCCATGAGAGCTGTGACCCCAGCCCTCGGGGGGACCTACAGGTGCTATGGCTCTCACAGCTCATCCCCCTACCTGCTGTCATGGCCCAGTGCCCCCCTGGACCTGGTGGTCCCAG GACCCTCTGGGGGACCCAGCTCACCACCCTCAGGACCCAGGTCACCAGCTG gaGGCCCTGAGGACCAGCCCCTCACCCCCACGGACCCAGGACCCCAGAGTG ATGCTTCTGTGAAGGACCCTCAGCCTGAGGACGGGGTGGAGCTGGACAGTCAG GGCCCATCTGACGGAGACCCCCAGGGAGTGACACACGCCCAGGTGGAGCACTCAGGACTCAGGAGGGGCGGGAGCTCCCCTCTCCCCCCGCTGTTGGGGCAGTTCCTGGGCACAGAGGAAGCAGAGGACAGACAGACGGACACTCAG GCTGCTGCGTCTGAAGGTCCCCAGGACGTGACCTACGCCCAGCTGTGCAGGTGGACACTCAGACGGGGGGCcgctgcccctccctcctcccaggcagAGCAGCCCCCAGTGGAGCCCAGTGTGTACGCTGCTCTGGCCCCCACTCACCCCGGAGCTGCCCCCAAGGACACTCACTAG